The sequence AttatgaaaacaagaaagacGCCGCCGTAAACCCTGTAAAGAGAAATTAAACCAGTATTTTATCCCACAAAAACTTGAAAACATTGAAAGATGACTGGGagtgaaaactgttttctctcattGAATCTTCCAGATGGACCCGCCCTGTCACTGGACAGCAACCAGCCAGCCGCCAACCCCGCTGCCCTCGCCATGGCCATCCTGAACTCCGCCAAATCCAGACGCAGGGCCAGCAGCAACCCTCAGGTCCCTCTGGTCATCATCAGCCAGCCGCTCCGTGCGCCAATCGCAGGCCAGAGCAGCCTCGTCCCCCAGGTACCGCCAGAGAAACCGGATCAAAGCGGCGGTAACACTGAAGGCACCGCAGCCGCCGCAGACCTCCACACTGAGGTGGAGTTAGAGGTGGACCAGATCTCCACAGAGCCTGACAAATCACCGTCCTCCACGgacatgacatcacttcctgtggcTAATTATCAGCCAGTCAGTGAGCCTACAGCCGGTGAAGCCATGCCCTCACCTGCGGAAGAACAAGTTGTTGTCATGGTTGTAAGTGTGTCAGATTCTCCTTTATTTACCTTCAGAGAGGGCCACacctttattttatctttctctctgcaaTCAAGCAGCAGTTTATGGACATCATCACTCACTGATTCCTGAATCACTCGTGTTTTTTAGGAAGCAGAGACGGAGACGGAACGCGTCCCTGACAGTCAACCAGGTGAGACATTTCACATGAATTCACTCACTTCacttttctttgctctgttaAAAAACCACATGACTTCGTCTTGTAGCTGAGCTGAGGATGTCACGTAAGGGCAGTTTGTGTGTTAGTGGGGCTGGTTTGGCTTGGCTCGGTTTGACTCGGTTTGACTCCGGCGACCTGTCTGAAGGTGTGACTTTGATTTGTTGCGCCGCTTCTTCTCATCTAAAGTTTCATTGTCGCCTCACTTCAGTATTAAACACGTTTCATTTCCTCTAATTCTTCACAGTAAAATCCTCCTCTTTTGTTATCTAatgacttttattgtgaagcagcaGAATCAGGAGACTGTAGGTTTTTAGTCGGTGACTGAAGTTCACGGACTGTTCTTTTCCAATCTCTTGTGCAGCTCTGAgtgaagaggagcagaaggagctggagaggaagaggaggagggagctgtACAAAGAGAAAAGGTTCTTCTGTGAGCTCTGTAATAAGGGTTTCCATCAGAAACACCAGCTGAGGAAACACGTCTCCTGTCACCTCAAACCTTTCCCCTGCAGCTCCTGTGATAAAGGTTTCTACAAGGCCAAGACTCTGCAGAAACACCAGCTGACCCACCAGCTGAGGGAGGCTCAGGAGAACGACCCCGACAAGCTGCTGCGCTGCGACCAGTGCGACAGGAAGTTCAGGCTTCTGCGGCAGCTCCGAGTCCACCAGGCGTCTCACAGGCTGGAGAAGACGCCGTTAAAGTGCCACACCTGCGACCGCACCTTCACCTCCGCGGGCGCGCTCAGGTACCACGAGGTGTCGCACGCCCCCGTCAAGCCCTTCATGTGCGACGTCTGCGGGAAAGGCTTCAACAGGAAGAAGAGCCTCCGCGAGCACCAAACCGTCCACACCGGCGCCCGGCCGTACCCCTGCCCGACCTGTGGGAAGAGCTTCTCCACCGCCAGCAACCTGCGCGTCCACAAGAGGTCGCACTCGGAGGAGCGGCCATACAAGTGCTCCGAGTGCGACAAGGCCTTCAAGTGCAAGATGGGACTGCTGCAGCACCGAGTGGTCCACTCCGGAGAGAAACCCTTCATGTGTCAGACCTGCGGACTGAGCTTCGGCCTCAAGTACAACTTCCAGAGACACCTGCGCCTCCACAACGGAGAGAAACCGTTCAGGTACTCAGTCAGATGCTTGGATCGGCTTCACTCTGTACTTATTTGTTTAGCAGACGACTCTGGGTTTGTGCAAAGTCTTAAAGGTTTGAAAAAcgtttacttttcacttttaagTTATCAAAGTTTAGAAAATGCCTTAATTCAAGTATACTccttgaaaaatatttgattttcaacTTAATCTGGTGAAATAAATTTCTTGTTTCCTGGCACCAAAATTAGCGAGAATTAACGTGCA comes from Scatophagus argus isolate fScaArg1 chromosome 5, fScaArg1.pri, whole genome shotgun sequence and encodes:
- the LOC124058688 gene encoding zinc finger protein 708-like isoform X1; protein product: MESTDTVATKTFCSQTELIMEVAVESAVSVLQQRLEQEGTDGDDRRAQLAAVLDVMSREAVRKICRVFTELYVSLLQENKALMGKVVHLESELRSKVETNCGAQKSATQTVYKIKPSDGPALSLDSNQPAANPAALAMAILNSAKSRRRASSNPQVPLVIISQPLRAPIAGQSSLVPQVPPEKPDQSGGNTEGTAAAADLHTEVELEVDQISTEPDKSPSSTDMTSLPVANYQPVSEPTAGEAMPSPAEEQVVVMVEAETETERVPDSQPALSEEEQKELERKRRRELYKEKRFFCELCNKGFHQKHQLRKHVSCHLKPFPCSSCDKGFYKAKTLQKHQLTHQLREAQENDPDKLLRCDQCDRKFRLLRQLRVHQASHRLEKTPLKCHTCDRTFTSAGALRYHEVSHAPVKPFMCDVCGKGFNRKKSLREHQTVHTGARPYPCPTCGKSFSTASNLRVHKRSHSEERPYKCSECDKAFKCKMGLLQHRVVHSGEKPFMCQTCGLSFGLKYNFQRHLRLHNGEKPFRCDKCGEGFTGTWALKTHMLVHGVEKPFMCDLCGKTFFYNCQLQKHQQLVHSNKDGEKAEGVPRRRRPAGVKPFSCKICLKSFSSTTTLRTHEKSHAENKEFTCSTCGKSFHLRHLYLYHMRQHSGDRPYVCSVCEKGFLLMAQLKQHELVHTGVKPHKCEQCGKEFRTPQNYHRHLLVHTGEKPYECLVCSRKFRQSNQLKCHMQIHTGVKLYTCERCSRGFSDSRQLKKHRCGDDFQGFEPGSKRKKQKSVFPWPEGFTNQ